The Ornithinimicrobium faecis region GAGGATCACGCCAGCGGAGGCGATGGCCACGTCGGTGCCGGCACCGATCGCGATGCCGACGTCTGCGCGGGCCAAAGCGGGGGCATCGTTGACGCCGTCGCCGACCATGGCCACGGTCCGACCGCGGTCCTGCAGCTCGGCGACCTTGTCGGCCTTGTGTTCTGGCCGCACCCCGGCAAACACCTCGTCGATCCCCAGGTCAGCGGCGACAGCGTGGGCCACTGGCTCGGCATCGCCGGTGATCATCACGACCTGCAGGCCCAGCTGGTGCAGGGCGTCCACGGCCTGGCGCGACTCCGGCCGGACCTCGTCGGAGACGGAGAGGGCACCGATGAGCTCACCGTCGCGGACGACGTGCAGCACCGTGGCCCCGTCTGCAGCCCACGGCTCGCTCTCCGGCAGCGCACTCAGGCCCTCCTCCTCGAGCAGGTAGGGGCCACCCACACGGACGGTGGAGCCGTTGACCGTGGCCGTCACACCGACGGCCGGTGAGGCACTGAAGTCCGTGGCTGCTGGCACCTCCAGGTCTTGGTCGCGGGCGGCGCGCACGATCGCCCGGGCCAGGGGGTGCTCACTGTCCGCCTCCGCAGCCGCAGCCAGGGAGAGCAACTCGGCTGTCGGCATACCGCCTGCGCCGTGCAGGGAACCGACGGCCGGCTCGCCACGGGTCAGGGTGCCGGTCTTGTCGAACAGGACCGTGTCGACCGCGCGCATCTGCTCCAGCGCCAGGCGGTCCTTGACCAGCACGCCGCCGCGGGCCGCACGCTCGGTGGTGATCGAGACCACCAGCGGGATCGCCAGCCCCAGGGCGTGGGGACAGGCTATGACCAGGACGGTGATGACGCGCTCCAGCGTGGTGCCCGGGTCGCTGATCAACAGCCACACGATCGCGGCGATGATCGCCGCCGCCAGGGCATACCAGAACAGCCAGGCAGCCGCCTTGTCGGCGAGACGCTGGGCACGGCTGGAGGACCCCTGCGCCTGCTCCACGAGTCGGCGGATGCCGGCGAGGGCCGTGTTGTCTCCCACGGCCGAGACCTGCACGCGGAGACCGGAGTCGGTGGCCACGGTGCCAGCCACCACCTGGTCACCCTCTGAGCGCCGCACGGCCGCCGACTCCCCGGTGATCATCGACTCGTCCATGGCAGCCGCCCCCTGGACCACGACCCCGTCGGCGGGGACTCGCCCACCGGGTCGCACCACGACCACGTCGTCCACGGCGAGGTCGGAGGGCGCCACCGTGACGGTCGTTCCACCCTCGACGCGCTCGGCCTCATCGGGCAGGAGCGCGGCCAGCGAGTCCAGCGCAGAGGAGGTCTGCGCCAGCGAGCGCATCTCGATCCAGTGACCGAGCAGCATTATCACGACCAGGAGCGCGAGCTCCCACCAGAACTCCAGCTCGTGGGAGATGAGCCCGAGGCTGGCCGCCAGGGAGGCGACGAAGGCCACCGTGATGGCCATGCCGATCAGCAGCATCATGCCGGGCTTGCGGGTGCGGATCTCCTCGATCGCGCCGGTGTAGAACGGCTTGCCACCCCAGACAAACATCACCGTGCCCAGGACTGGCGCGACCCAGCCGATCCCCGGCACGTCCGGCAGGTCATAGCCGAGCAGGTCGGCGAACATTGGGCTGGTCAGGACCGTTGGCACCGCGAGCGCGAGCATGATCCAGAACAGCCTGCGGAACATCGCGACGTGATCGCCGTGTCCGCTGTGGCCACCATGACCACCGTGACCGCCATGTTCGCTGTGGCCACCCTGTCCGGCAGGGCCTTCGTGACCGTCGTGCGTGCCGTGACCCTCGCGGCTTACGTCGTGGCCTGCGTGGTGGTCGTTGCTTGTCCCGGCGTGGCCCTTGTGGTCACCGTGGCCGTGCGCTCCCTGCGTCATCACTCGCTCCTTTTGTATACCCTAAGGGGGTATATGGAAGCGTAGCACCCACCTGCTATTCCGCCTGTCCACCGCGATGTCAGTGCTCGCCCCTAGCGTGACGACATGACTCTCACAGTGGGCATGATCACGACCGACACGACCGACGCCGAGGCGCTCGCCAGATGGTGGGCCGAGCAGACCGGGGCCGAGGTCGCCGAGACCAACGAGGGCTGGTTCGTGATCGTGCGAGGCGGCACCCTCCCGGTCTGGCTCGCCTTTCAGAAGGTCGAGGAGGTCACCCCCGGCAAGAACCGCCTGCACCTGGATCTGACCGCCAGCGGCGGTCTGGACACCGAGGTGGAGCGCCTCCTCGCCTCCGGGGCCACCCTGGTGGAACGACGCGGAGACGAGCACTTCCGCTGGGTGACGCTGGCCGATCCGCAGGGCAATCAGTTCTGCGTGTCCGGCCCCCACGCGCCGGCGCCCGAGACCTGACCGCCACCCGAAACTCAGTCGGCGGACCCAGTCTCGTCGTCATACAGTGCCGAGGACACCACGGCACAGGGACTTGGGGACTGCATGACGACCAGCACGACGTATGGCGAGCTCAGCGACGAGCAGCAGGCGGAGGCGCTGCGCCCTGTCGCGGCGGCGGCAGCCACCGCCTTCGGACTGGAGCCGCGCAGGCTGGACGTGCACCTGCACGCCTACAACACGACATACGCCGTCGAGACGGTCGTCGGGGAGAGGTTCGCACTGCGGGTCAACACCAGCTCCACCAGCCCGCGGCGCGAGATCGCCACCCAGCAGGCCTGGCAACTGGCCATTGCCGAGGAGACCCCGGTGCACGTGGCCACACCGCGGCGGACGACAGACGGCCAGTGGTGTGCCGCCGTCGACTCCGACGCCCTCGGGCGCGAGCTGCTGGTGACCTGCGCGAGCTGGCTCGAGGGACCCGACGTCGGCACGCCCTCTCCGCAGGTCGCCCACGAGCTCGGTCGGACGATGGCCCACCTGCACCGGCAAGCACGGTCGTGGCGCCTGCCGGACGGTGCGACGCTGCCGCTGTTCGACGAGCCCCTGTTCGGCGCACCGGATCACCTGGCGGTCGCCGATCTGGAGGCCGGACAGCGGGAGGTGCTCGGGCGGACCGCGTGCATCACAGCCGACGCCTTTGCCCGCGTCGGTGCCAGCGACCAGGTCATCGCCCTGCATGCCGACCTGCACGGCGGCAACCTCAAGTGGCGCGATGGCCGACTCGCAGTCTTCGACTTCGATGACTGCGGGCTGGGGGTGCCGACGCTGGACCTGGCGATCAGCACCTTCTATCTGCGCGGCGGCGCCCCGGGGTCAGAGGAAGCGCTGCGGGAGGGCTATGCGACGGTCGCCCCGCTCCCGGACGTCAGCCCAGAACACTTCGAGGCCATCATCGCCTCACGACAGCTGCTCCTGGCCAACGACATCGTCAAGAGCACGACCGCGCAGTTCCGCGAGATGGCCAGGACCTATCTGCCCACGGCCGTCGACCGGTTGCAGCACTGGCTCGAGACCGGGCACTTCACCCGGGAACTGCCCGGGAGCTGAGCCCCCGAACGACAGGTGGGGCGGTTCAGCGTCCCGACGGGGGCTCGTCGGTGGGTGTCTCGGCCGGCGCCTCGCCCCGGGCTGCCCTCGCGTGCTCCTGCTCGGCCGCCTCGAGCAGTTCCAGGAACTCACGCTCGTTGCGGATCCGCGCGCGGTGCTTCTCCGGCAGCGCCTTGATGGTCTTGATCTCCTCCTCGAGGGCGCCGTAACTCTTCTCCCGGGCGTCCGGGTCGCCCCAGTAGCCAATGTCGAGATACTGCGTCGCGTGCCGACGGGCGTTGCCGACGGCGTTCTTGGCCTTGCCGGCCGGGCTCACCAGGGAGGCGACCACCGTGATGACCAGGACACCGATGATGACGACCAGCGACATCCCCGTGCTGACCTCCACCACCGGCACGTGCTCGCCGTCGTTGATGAAGGGCAGGGTGTTCTCGGCCAGGGCGTGCAGGATCAGCTTGACGCCGATGAAGCCCAGGATGGCCGCCAGTCCGAAGGACAGGTAGATCAGGCGGTCCAGCAGCCCGTCGATCAGGAAGTAGAGCTGCCGCAGCCCCAGCAGGGAGAAAGCCGTCGCCGTGAACACGATGTAGGTGCTCTGCGTGAGGCCAAAGATCGCGGGGATCGAGTCGATAGCAAACAGGATGTCCGTGCCGCCGATGGCGAGCATGACCACCATCATCGGCGTCATCAGACGCTTGCCGTTCTCGACCGTGAACAGCTTGTCCTCGTCGTAGCCCTCGCTCGTGGGGATGACCTTGCGGATCAGCCGCACCACGAAGTTCTCGCCCTCTGAGTCCTCGTCGTCCGGCTTGAGCATGTTGCCCGCAGTGAGCAGCAGGATCAGACCGAAAACGTAGAAGACCCAGGCGAACCGGTCGATCGCGGCAGCCCCCAGGAAGATGAACACCGTGCGTGAGATCAGCGCAAAGACGATCCCGAACAGCAGCACCTTCTGCTGGTTGGCCCGCGGCACCGCGAAACTGCCCATGATGATGAGGAAGACAAACAGGTTGTCGACCGACAGGGCCTTCTCGGTGACGTAGCCGGCGAAGTACTCCGTCCCCGGGTCGCTGCCGGCAAACACCCAGACCCCGACACCGAACAGCAGGGCGATGCCGACATAGGCAGCCGACCAGATCGCGGACTCGCGCAGCGTCGGGATGTGCGCCTTGCGCACGTGGAAGAAGAAGTCGTAGGCGAGCAGGCCGATGATCCCCAGGAGGGTGAGGATCCAGACCGTGGTGGAGACCTGCATCAGCGGGCTTGAGCACTCAGTGGGGCGGGCAGCACCCCTTAAATCTATCGGTGACCGGCCCCGCGAGCGATATCAGCGCTCACCCGGCGGGCCCCAGATCAGTCGTCCTCCTGCTCGGTGGCCTCCCGGGCGCGGCGGCGCCAGCGGCTGCGCTCGGCGGTCATGGCACGCACGTCCCCGGTCGGGCCAAGATGGCTGAGCTTGTCGGGGTTGGTGATCGAGCGGATCGCCTGGATGTGCCCGTCCAGAATGTCCAGGACCCAGGTGCCGACGACCTTGCCCTCGGAGTCCCGCAGGATCGCTCCGGGCCAGCCGTTGAACTCACGCGGCTCCAGCGACGCACCGCTGGCGAGCAGCGGTGGGACGGTCGCCACCAGGATGCGGGCGGCTCGCTCGGCACCGAAGCGCCCTCCCTCGCCGCCACCCTTCCCGCCAGCGTCGTTCACCGTCTCGACATCGGCGGCCAGCAGACCCTGGAGGGCCTCGAGGTTGCCCTCTCGCAGGGCATCGAAGAACCTGTCCGCGAGGTCGAGCCGCTTGCGCCGGTCAACCTCGAAACGGGGCCGTCCGTCCCGCATGTGGCGACGGGCACGAGCCGCCAGCTGGCGGGCGGCGGGCTCGGACCGCTCGATCGTCTCGGCGATCTCAGCAAACCCAAAGTCGAAGACCTCACGCAGCACGAAGACAGCGCGCTCGAGAGGGCTGAGGCGCTCGAGCAGCAGCAGCGCCGCCATCGACACGGAGTCGGCGAGCTCCGCGGAGTCCGCGGGCTCGGCATACGGCTGGGTTTGCAGGGTGTCCGTGGGCAGCGGCTCGGGGAACCACGGGCCGACATAGGCCTCCCGCCGCACCCGGGCCGAGCGCAGGACGTCGATCGAGATCCTCGAGACCACGGTCGACAGATAGGCCTTCAACGACTCCGGCTCGGTGTCCGTCCCCGCGTAGCGCAACCACGTCTCCTGCACCGCATCCTCGGCCTCGCCCACGCTGCCCAGGATCCGATAGGAGATCGAGAACAGCAGTGGCCGCAGCTCCTCGAACCGCTGGGCGTCCATCACTTGCGCCCCGGTCTGCCGCCCGACAGTCGGGCCCTGCCTCCAGAAAGTCGTCTCCGCCATGCCCCTGAGACGAGGCGGCCCCCTGATCTGTGACATCGGCGGCGACTGTGACTTCGGCGGTGCCCGACACCGGATCCTGACCGCGGCCCGGTGTCACAGGGCTGGCCGTTGTCTCGTCCCAAGGTCGAGCCGCCGCAGGGGCGGCCCGTCGAAAGGAGAGAGCTGATGAACATCGCTCTGTGGATCGTAGCGGGGCTGCTCGCGACCGGCTATCTGATGGGCGGGACGGCGATGCTCGTGCTGCCCAAGGAGCGCTACTTCGCCCTGCACCCCAGCCAGGAGTACGTCGAACTCTTCCCGGCCGGCTTCATCACGGCCCTCGGCGGCGTGAAGATCCTGGGCGCGGTGGGGCTGATCCTGCCGGCGGTTCTGGGCATCGCTCCCGGTCTTGTGCCGTGGGCCGCCCTCGGTTTTGTCCTGCTCATGACCGGGGCGACGACGGTGCGGATCATCCGTCAGGAGTGGCCCAACGCCGTCGGCGACCTGGTGTTTCTTGCCTGCGCTGCCTTCGTGGCCTGGGGCCGGTTCGGGTCGGAGGCCTTCGTCGGCTAGGCGCCCTCAGGGGGTGATCAGCGTGGCCAGCGCGGCATCGGAGTCGGCCAGGGACTGCCGGTCGTATGTCGAGGCGAAGGCGATCACCTCGTCGGCACCAGTGCGGTGGACCAGTTCGGTGAGCTGCCGGCCGACCTCGGCGACGGTCCCGTGCACCGACTGGGCGACATGGTCCTCGATCTGGGCCTGCTGACGATCCGTGAGGTGCTGCGGTGCGTGGGAGCTCAGTGGTGGAAAGGCTCCGGTCGAGCGCGAGGTGACCATCGCCCAGGCCTCGGGCAGCATCAGCTCGCGCGCTCGCTGGGTGGTCTCGGCGACCATCACGTCGGCACTGACGATGAGATGGGGCTCCGGGCAGGATCGACTGGGACGGAAGCGATTCCGATAGTCGTTCAGCGGTGCGAGGTCACCCCGCAACACCGGGCCTCCCACAACCACCGGGAGGCCACGCTCTGCTGCCGTCGCGAGTCCGGATCCGGTGGCCAGCACGAAGATTGGCGGTGCTGGCACCCCTGCGGGCATCGCGGTGACTGGCCCGTCATCGGTCAGGAACGCCTCAAGATCCACGAGGTCCCGCGCGAAGTCCTCGGGCGTGTATCTCAGGACGTCCAGCGCCTCCCGCACGGGCGCGGTGAAACCGAGAGAACGGCCGACGCCCAGATCGATTCGCCCCGGGTGCAGGGCCTCCAGCATCCGCGCCTGCTCCGCGATGACCAGGGGCCGGTGGTTCGGCAACATCACACCGCCCGAGCCGACTCGGATCCGCTCGGTGCGCTCGGCGATGGCCGCCATCAGCAGCGGTGGGCTGCCGCTGGCGATCCCCGGCACGGCATGGTGCTCGGCCACCCAGAACCGGTGGAATCCCAGCACCTCGGCGCGGTCCGCCCGCTCGATCGTGTTGCGCAGCGCTGCCCCAGGGCTCTCTCCCTGACGGGTGCGCGACCGATCGAGCAGGGACAGCGGCACGCGCACAGTCGGCCCACTCGCCGAGCTGTCAGTTGCAGCGGTCATGATGTCCCCGACCGTACGCGGCTCTGTCGACGGGCGATGAGTCCCCCTCCTGGGGACAGTCCACATCGGCAGGGACACGAGTCCCACCACGGACCACGGAAGGACACCCAGTGGCTGATCTCCCGCTGACCTCGGACGAGTTGTGGGCGGCCGTCCACGCAGAGCGCGCCGCGCTCGCTGATGACCTGACCGGATTGACCCCGGAGCAATGGGCCACCCAATCTCTCTGCTCGCAGTGGTCCGTCCGGGAGGTCGTGGCCCACCTGACGGCCGCCGCGAGCACCTCGCGCCTGGCGTGGATCCGCAGCATCGTCGGCGCCCGCTTCCGCCCGGCAGTGCACAACCAGCGCCGCCTCGTGGAGCACCTCGGAGCCACGCCAGCCGAGACGCTGGAACGCTTCCGGGCCGTCGTGACCAGCACGGTCGCACCGTCGGGTCACACCGCCGCCTGGCTCGGCGAGGTCATCGTGCACGGCGCGGACATTCGCCGGCCTCTGGGCATCCCCCACGTTCCCGCTCCCCGTGCCGTGAGCGCCGTCGCCATCTTCTTTGCCGGGCAGGACTTTGCCGTGAACAGTCGCAGCGCGGTCAAGGGCTTGCGGTTGGAGTCCACGGACGGCGGCTTCACAACGGGTGCGGGACCGTTGGTCACGGGGCCAACCCTCGCCCTGGTGCTGGCCATGGTCGGGCGCGCCTCGGCATACGACGATCTCTCGGGTCCCGGTGTCCCCGAACTGATCCGGCGCTCGCAAGCTGACTGAGCCCCGGCGGTCCGATCACCGGCGGTCCGATCACTGCCCAACCCGGCCATCCACGCACTCTCGGAGCAGGTCCGCGTGTCCGGCGTGACGCGCATACTCATCGATCCGGTGCACGTGCAGCTCGCGCACGGCGATGCGGTCGCTCCCGACGCGCTCCCAAAGGTCGGGCAGTGCCGCCAGGGCGGCATCCGTCGCCAGTTGCTCACGCTCGAGATCGCGGTAGGCAGCATCCACCACTGCCGGATCACCCACTGCCCCATCAAAATCGGCGTCGTGTGGTCCATAGAGTTTGTCGAGCGATGGTCCCCCCAGCCAGGTGCGCCAGTCGCGCTCAGTCTCGGCGAGGTGCCGGAGCAGGCCCAGCAGCGACATGGTCGAGGGAGGCACGCTGCGCCGGGCGAGTTGTTCGGCGTCCAGGCCATCACATTTCATCAGCAGCGTGAGCCGATAGTCGCGCAACATGTCCAGCAGGGTCTCGAGCTCGCCATCCGGGCTGACCCCGTCGGTGTTGCGCGGATCGTGCGCCGGGTCGACCCACATGTCGGGATAGATGGTGGCCGGCGTCCAGCGCGAGGGCACATCGCTCATCTGTCCATCGTGCGGCGTGCGGTCTGTGGCTGCCACCGAATTAGGCGACGCGTGCTTCCCGTCGGAGGCCGCAAATCCGGGGTCAGGTCCGGCCGGCCGGCGACCCTGGCGGCTGTCGGTGCGTGGTGCCACAGTGGTTCTATGACGCAAAACCATCGCTCCCTGACAGCGCGGGAGTTCCAGGGTTCAGCGGGCGTCTCGGACTGGCGGGCTCTGGGGGTGGGGGCGTGCGCCTGGTTTGGCGCGACCTCACACGCGACGGGTGCCGCGCTGGTCCGCGGGGTTGTCGAGGCGGCGGCAGGGGCTGATGTCGCGATGCCTTTCATTGAATTGCGCTCCAGCGGCGTCCGGGTCCGTCTCGCGCCGGACAAGGGGAGCTTCAGCCAGGGCGATGTGACGCTGGCCCAGGAGATCTCGCGGGCTGCGGCCGACCTCGAGATGGTGTCCGACCCGGGTGTTCTCCAGGATGTGCAGCTGACCTTTGACACGCTGGATCAGGCCGCTGTCATGCCGTTCTGGCAGACGGCCCTGGGCTATGACCTGGTCGGCGAGGACGACCTGGTGGACCCGTTGCGGCGGCACCCGCCGATCTGGTTCCAAGACCAGGACGCACCGCGCCCACTGCGCAACCGGGTGCATCTTGACTCCGTGGCGCCGCAACCACGCGCGGCGGTTGCCCTGGAGTCGGTGCGAGCGGACGCCAGTTCGGTCAAGGAGCAGGGTTACTACGCCACGGTGGCGGACGCCGAGGGCAATGAGGTCGACCTGCTGCCGCTGCCTGAGGGTGCGGACCTCTGGGCCCCGTCAGCTGAGTCCGGCGGCAACCAGGCCGATCTGGAGGACTGGCGGCTCGTGTTCGCGGGGATGGCGTGCTATCCGGTCTCGTCCACACGCCAGGCGGTCGAGCTGGCCGAGGCTGTGGCTCGCCTGGCGGACGAGGCGGGACTGCCACTCGGAGTTGATCTGCGGCCCGGGGTCGTCGTCATCGACACGGGCAAGGACGTCCCGGATCAGGACGGCTATGAGCAGCTCGCCGTGCACGTGCAGGCCGCCGCGCGGGAGTTGGGGCTGACTGCCGATCCGTCGCTCGCTCGCTTCATCCAGGTCGGGATCGACGCGGTGGACATCGTGGCGGTGCGCGCCTTCTGGCGGGCTGTCCTTCGCTATGACGAGGACCCCCGCGACGGCGTCACTGACCTGTTCGATCCACGACGGCTCAACACTGTCGTCTTCTTCCAGCCGATGGACGAGTCCGACATGGAGCGTCGCGCGCAGCGCAACCGCATCCATGTCGACATCTTCCTGTCTGACGACCAGGCGCAGGAGCGCGTTGCCGCTGCTGTTGCGGCTGGCGGCACGGTCGTGCGGGAGGCCGCCACACCCCAGACATGGACCATCGCCGACCCGGAGGGCAACGAAGTCGACATCACCTTCTCTGTCGGGCGCGAGGAACTCTTCCGCGACATCGCAGCTGACTCCCGCGCCTGAATTACCCGCCCTGCTCGCTCAGCGCCGCCCGGACGTGACCTTCGTCGATCTGCTCGACACCAGCACCGAGAGCCAGTGTGAGCGCAGCCGTCGAGGACAGCAGGATCCGTCGCCGAATATCAGGAGCCACCTGGTATCCCCTGAACAGCACTGAGACCGCCTCCGGTGTCATGACGAGATCCAGTGCACCATCCTCCTCGTCGTGGCCCAAGATCCGTGCGACCCGACGCTGGAGCAGCGCCCGCACGTCACCGTCCACGGTGAGGTCGGGAATGCGCAACACGTGGTCAAAGAACGGCTGGGCACTCTGATACCCGGCGTCGCTCTCGTAAGTGGGGTGCACGGCGACGACGGCAGCGACCCCCAGGTCATCTGCCAACAGTCGCAACACTCGCCCGAAGAATGCGGCGCGCAACGTGCGGCTTGCTTCGACCTCCAACGCTCCGACCCAACGGTCGGTATCGTCCAGGAGCAGGACCGGCACGAGGTCGTGGTCACCCACGAGGCCGAGCAGCTGCAGCAGCTGATCCAAGACCTGGGTGCTCGCGCGCGCCTGGTCCTGAGCGAGTTGTGTCATCTCATACTGCAGCTGACCCGGCATCCACGCCGGTGTGCTGAGCCTTCCACCTGTGGCCCCAGGACATAGGACATGATCGAGGACTTTCCAGTCCCGGTGGCACCCACCATCGCCACGCGGCCACCACGCCGCAGCTCCGCATCGGGACTCCGCTCAACAGCACCGAGGCCGGACCTGGACTCCAGGTCATCGAGGGGTCGCTCATCTCCGACCCTAGGGCGAGGACCCCGGCTCAGCACGAGAGCGACGAGCGGCGCCGCAAGCGCGAACGCGTGGTGGACGAGAGTATGATCGTCGTATGGCGATAGCATCGGACAGAGTCGACGTTACATCCGCAGCCACCACTGCCGGCGACCTGATCTCGGCGGCAGCCCTGTTCCATGGGATGTCCGACCCTTCACGCCTCGCGATCCTCCAGCACCTGACGCTTGGAGAGCACCGCGTGCGAGACCTGACCGACCACCTCGGCCTGGCCCAATCAACGGTGAGTGCTCACCTGGCCTGCTTGCGGGACTGCGGACTGGTGACCTCACGGCCCCAGGGTCGCGCCTCCATGTTCTCTCTCAACAACGAGCCCGAGTTGATGAGCCTGCTGTCGGCGGCCGAAGTCCTGCTGGCGACGTCAGGCAACCGCGTCGCCCTGTGCCCGAACTTCGGGGTGGGGGCCACCGAAAGCCTGCCCCCGGAGCAACTGCGAGCGCACCCCGACTCCGATGCCCCATGAGCAGCCATGATCACGGGGCGGTGACCACTCACCGAGGGCGACTGGCGATCGCCTTCGCGATCACCGCGACCATCCTCGTCGCCGAGGTCATCGGTGCGTTCTGGACCGGCAGCCTGGCACTCCTGGTGGACGCGGGCCACATGCTGACCGACGCCGCGGGCCTGCTCATGGCCCTGGTCGCAGCATCCCTGGCTCTGCGGCCGCCGACTCCCGGGCGCACCTGGGGGTTCCGGCGCGCGGAGGTGCTTGCCGCCGGGGCGCAGGCGACGGTGCTGCTGGCCGTCGGGGCCTATGCCTTCATCGAGGGGATCCGCCGGCTCGACGATCCGCCGGAGGTCAGCTCCACCGGTCTGCTCGCCTTCGGCATCATCGGCCTGCTCGGCAACCTCGTGTCCATGTGGGTCCTCAGTGCAGGCCGCAGCGCCAACCTCAACATGCGGGCCGCCTTCCTCGAGGTGGTCAACGACGCCCTGGGCTCCGTCGCGGTGATCATCAGCGCCATCGTCATCGCGACCACCGGATGGACCCGCGTCGATGCCATCGCAGGGATGCTCATCGCCGCACTGATCGTGCCCCGAGCCATCACGGTGCTGCGCGAAGCCGGCAGCATCCTGCTGGAGTCCACTCCCAAGGGTCTCGACCTGGCGGCGGTGCGCACCCACCTCCTGGGGGTGCCGCACGTGCACGAGGTGCACGACCTGCACGCCTCGACCATCGCGACCGGCCTGCCCGTGCTGTCCGCGCACGTCGTCCTGGACGATGAGTGCTTCCGCGACGGCCACGCTGCCGAGATGTTGGGACAGCTCCAGGAGTGCGTCGCCGCGCACTTCGAGGTGAGTGTCGAGCACTCGACCTTCCAGCTTGAGCCTCCCGGCCACGCCGAGCGGGAGCACACGGCACACTCCTGACACCGACGAGCCACGTGATTGGGTCAGACACGAGACCGATCGAGACCCAGGCCAGACCAGACCGGCCGCGCGCAGTGCACGACCCGACCCACGGCATACTGCCGGTCAGAACCCGGACGAGAAGGAAACCCACGCCCCATGGCCTATTTCGAACCCGTCAGTGCCACCAGCTTCCGCGCGACCGAGCACGTCAGCGGCGCCTGGAACATCACCGAGCAGCACATTGCTCCCGCTCTGGGGCTCCTCGCGCACGCTGTGGAGGCCGACCGGGACGCCCGACGCGACGACGATCTGATCATTGGCCGGCTGTCCTACGACATTCTGGGCACGCTGCCGGTCGATGTCGTCGACTGCTCGGTGACGGTGCTGCGTCCCGGCAGGACGATCGAGCTGGTCGAGGCACGCCTGAGCCACGGGGGTCGCGACGGTGTGATCCTGCGGGCCTGGCTGATGCGCCCTGGTGACACCTCGGCCCTGGCTGGCACACCGCTGCCCACCATCCCCGCACCCGAGGCGATGCCGACCTGGGACGCGACGACGGTGTGGCCTGGGGGTTTCATCGCCAGCGCGGAGGTCCGACGGGACCAGGTGGAGCCCGGTCGCGGC contains the following coding sequences:
- a CDS encoding VOC family protein — translated: MTLTVGMITTDTTDAEALARWWAEQTGAEVAETNEGWFVIVRGGTLPVWLAFQKVEEVTPGKNRLHLDLTASGGLDTEVERLLASGATLVERRGDEHFRWVTLADPQGNQFCVSGPHAPAPET
- a CDS encoding phosphotransferase enzyme family protein, whose product is MTTSTTYGELSDEQQAEALRPVAAAAATAFGLEPRRLDVHLHAYNTTYAVETVVGERFALRVNTSSTSPRREIATQQAWQLAIAEETPVHVATPRRTTDGQWCAAVDSDALGRELLVTCASWLEGPDVGTPSPQVAHELGRTMAHLHRQARSWRLPDGATLPLFDEPLFGAPDHLAVADLEAGQREVLGRTACITADAFARVGASDQVIALHADLHGGNLKWRDGRLAVFDFDDCGLGVPTLDLAISTFYLRGGAPGSEEALREGYATVAPLPDVSPEHFEAIIASRQLLLANDIVKSTTAQFREMARTYLPTAVDRLQHWLETGHFTRELPGS
- a CDS encoding heavy metal translocating P-type ATPase — encoded protein: MTQGAHGHGDHKGHAGTSNDHHAGHDVSREGHGTHDGHEGPAGQGGHSEHGGHGGHGGHSGHGDHVAMFRRLFWIMLALAVPTVLTSPMFADLLGYDLPDVPGIGWVAPVLGTVMFVWGGKPFYTGAIEEIRTRKPGMMLLIGMAITVAFVASLAASLGLISHELEFWWELALLVVIMLLGHWIEMRSLAQTSSALDSLAALLPDEAERVEGGTTVTVAPSDLAVDDVVVVRPGGRVPADGVVVQGAAAMDESMITGESAAVRRSEGDQVVAGTVATDSGLRVQVSAVGDNTALAGIRRLVEQAQGSSSRAQRLADKAAAWLFWYALAAAIIAAIVWLLISDPGTTLERVITVLVIACPHALGLAIPLVVSITTERAARGGVLVKDRLALEQMRAVDTVLFDKTGTLTRGEPAVGSLHGAGGMPTAELLSLAAAAEADSEHPLARAIVRAARDQDLEVPAATDFSASPAVGVTATVNGSTVRVGGPYLLEEEGLSALPESEPWAADGATVLHVVRDGELIGALSVSDEVRPESRQAVDALHQLGLQVVMITGDAEPVAHAVAADLGIDEVFAGVRPEHKADKVAELQDRGRTVAMVGDGVNDAPALARADVGIAIGAGTDVAIASAGVILASDDPRSVLSIIQLSRAAYRKMTQNLWWAAGYNLISVPLAAGVLAPVGFVMPMAVGAVLMSLSTVIVALNAQTLRRLDLSPEASVRELT
- a CDS encoding DoxX family protein, with product MNIALWIVAGLLATGYLMGGTAMLVLPKERYFALHPSQEYVELFPAGFITALGGVKILGAVGLILPAVLGIAPGLVPWAALGFVLLMTGATTVRIIRQEWPNAVGDLVFLACAAFVAWGRFGSEAFVG
- a CDS encoding maleylpyruvate isomerase family mycothiol-dependent enzyme, which encodes MADLPLTSDELWAAVHAERAALADDLTGLTPEQWATQSLCSQWSVREVVAHLTAAASTSRLAWIRSIVGARFRPAVHNQRRLVEHLGATPAETLERFRAVVTSTVAPSGHTAAWLGEVIVHGADIRRPLGIPHVPAPRAVSAVAIFFAGQDFAVNSRSAVKGLRLESTDGGFTTGAGPLVTGPTLALVLAMVGRASAYDDLSGPGVPELIRRSQAD
- a CDS encoding MsnO8 family LLM class oxidoreductase: MTAATDSSASGPTVRVPLSLLDRSRTRQGESPGAALRNTIERADRAEVLGFHRFWVAEHHAVPGIASGSPPLLMAAIAERTERIRVGSGGVMLPNHRPLVIAEQARMLEALHPGRIDLGVGRSLGFTAPVREALDVLRYTPEDFARDLVDLEAFLTDDGPVTAMPAGVPAPPIFVLATGSGLATAAERGLPVVVGGPVLRGDLAPLNDYRNRFRPSRSCPEPHLIVSADVMVAETTQRARELMLPEAWAMVTSRSTGAFPPLSSHAPQHLTDRQQAQIEDHVAQSVHGTVAEVGRQLTELVHRTGADEVIAFASTYDRQSLADSDAALATLITP
- the sigJ gene encoding RNA polymerase sigma factor SigJ — encoded protein: MAETTFWRQGPTVGRQTGAQVMDAQRFEELRPLLFSISYRILGSVGEAEDAVQETWLRYAGTDTEPESLKAYLSTVVSRISIDVLRSARVRREAYVGPWFPEPLPTDTLQTQPYAEPADSAELADSVSMAALLLLERLSPLERAVFVLREVFDFGFAEIAETIERSEPAARQLAARARRHMRDGRPRFEVDRRKRLDLADRFFDALREGNLEALQGLLAADVETVNDAGGKGGGEGGRFGAERAARILVATVPPLLASGASLEPREFNGWPGAILRDSEGKVVGTWVLDILDGHIQAIRSITNPDKLSHLGPTGDVRAMTAERSRWRRRAREATEQEDD
- a CDS encoding TerC family protein → MQVSTTVWILTLLGIIGLLAYDFFFHVRKAHIPTLRESAIWSAAYVGIALLFGVGVWVFAGSDPGTEYFAGYVTEKALSVDNLFVFLIIMGSFAVPRANQQKVLLFGIVFALISRTVFIFLGAAAIDRFAWVFYVFGLILLLTAGNMLKPDDEDSEGENFVVRLIRKVIPTSEGYDEDKLFTVENGKRLMTPMMVVMLAIGGTDILFAIDSIPAIFGLTQSTYIVFTATAFSLLGLRQLYFLIDGLLDRLIYLSFGLAAILGFIGVKLILHALAENTLPFINDGEHVPVVEVSTGMSLVVIIGVLVITVVASLVSPAGKAKNAVGNARRHATQYLDIGYWGDPDAREKSYGALEEEIKTIKALPEKHRARIRNEREFLELLEAAEQEHARAARGEAPAETPTDEPPSGR